One genomic segment of Styela clava chromosome 3, kaStyClav1.hap1.2, whole genome shotgun sequence includes these proteins:
- the LOC120342718 gene encoding transducin beta-like protein 2 gives MQEQTLSSWNVVAAIALVFVSAFLIWFKQSRTEDKKDNSEDDSRQDVGTNKSSKRSQKSSTSKQLKKAFNFTHDLLHTSLKGHAGNVLGVHFSINGKYFATAAADRTVRLWSVKDFGLGNKCVHVNVELDHAKCIQFSPDSRAFVVGLARGNNVRIFRLGKKDDRTTMCNPLENDFKDDFKQELLNIGVGATSSGGSFVMTAYKDTTIIVRDIKGEVLNTINTNLGTNNYACVSPCGRYVGACGWTPDVKVWEVRFTKTGTYKDVVRAFELKGHKSSVWSFAFNNDSTRMITVSKKGMWRFYDTDIEYEKGQEPCLLKEGLFNVGDISPADNFCFTSLSYDGNVAAIASLNSFCVLSTRTGDIDQQFKEVHSELITALAFDIGGKFVISAGDRHVRVFHNILGYKESIEVLRETLRKHPPSSATRERLETQIKLKQSELDKILLTTQEKSDS, from the exons ATGCAGGAACAAACCCTCAGTTCGTGGAATGTTGTGGCAGCCATAGCCCTTGTCTTTGTTTCTGCCTTTTTAATATGGTTTAAGCAGAGCAGGACTGAAGATAAGAAAGATAATTCAG AAGATGATTCGAGACAAGATGTGGGAACAAATAAGTCATCAAAACGTTCTCAGAAATCTTCAACTTCTAAGCAGTTGAAAAAAGCGTTTAACTTTACTCATGATCTTCTTCACACAAGTCTGAAG GGTCATGCTGGAAATGTACTTGGAGTTCACTTCAGTATcaatggaaaatattttgctactGCTGCTGCTGATAGAACTGTTAGGCTATGGAGTGTCAAAGATTTCGGTTTGGGCAACAAATGTGTTCATGTCAATGTTGAACTTGATCATGCCAAGTGTATCCAATTTAGCCCGGATTCCAG GGCATTTGTTGTTGGCTTGGCCAGAGGCAACAATGTCAGAATATTCAGACTTGGTAAGAAGGACGACAGGACAACAATGTGCAATCCTTTGGAAAATGATTTCAAGGATGATTTCAA ACAGGAATTGCTCAATATTGGTGTTGGTGCCACATCCAGTGGTGGAAGTTTTGTTATGACTGCATACAAAGACACAACAATCATTGTTCGTGATATTAAAGGAGAAGTTTTAAACACAATCAACACCAACTTGGGAACCAATAATTATGCATGTGTGTCTCCATGTGGCAG GTATGTTGGTGCTTGTGGATGGACTCCAGATGTCAAAGTGTGGGAGGTCAGGTTTACTAAGACTGGGACATATAAGGATGTTGTTCGGGCATTCGAGTTGAAGGGACACAAATCATCAGTATGGTCCTTTGCTTTCAACAATGATTCAACAAG GATGATCACTGTTTCCAAAAAAGGAATGTGGAGGTTCTATGACACTGATATAGAATATGAAAAAGGACAAGAGCCATGTTTGTTAAAGGAAGGCTTGTTCAATGTTGGCGACATTTCACCAGCCGATAATTTCTGTTTTACTTCTCTCTCATATGATGGTAATGTTGCTGCAATTGCATCATTAAATAGTTTTTGCGTTTTGTCAACTAGAACAG GTGATATTGATCAGCAGTTTAAGGAAGTTCATTCTGAGTTGATAACCGCACTGGCATTCGATATTGGAGGAAAGTTTGTTATTTCTGCTGGGGACAG ACATGTCCGGGTATTCCATAACATCCTCGGATATAAAGAAAGTATTGAAGTGCTGAGAGAAACTCTTCGAAAACACCCGCCAAGTTCTGCAACTCGAGAGAGATTGGAGACTCAAATCAAACTTAAGCAATCTGAACtagataaaattttattgacGACACAAGAAAAATCTGATTCTTAA
- the LOC144421026 gene encoding solute carrier family 22 member 15-like, producing MPGTIVFGQLSDRYGRKKISVIGYILVLIFQVISGFCQNWQQFAVCRAISGFLVGGLSVVTTILIQETTGSKLWVLNGALGAIGFTANMLAFLWVAYLYPSWRQMYFITTIPGILGFVFLYIVPESPRWLLSRGKPDSAEEVMQKLSRWNGSPHTEYALLPGNAKERQDEGHQNENRLMLQQNYEYAQQEQDASRDEEGSIINLIRKPVLRYRAAILSLQWFTASFVFYGITLGSGSFSSNFYVAYLISGLSQLPSIPFTIYLMERRWAGRRRTLVCFMGLDALCMFVMYIVSFGQDRSNYKLTLLVFGKLGICGAFDLI from the exons ATGCCTGGGACTATCGTTTTTGGACAATTATCCGATCGCTATGGAAGAAAGAAAATTTCGGTTATAG gatACATATTAGTTCTGATATTTCAAGTTATCAGTGGATTTTGTCAAAATTGGCAACAATTTGCAGTATGTAGAGCTATATCAGGCTTCCTTGTTGGCGGTTTAAGTGTTGTGACAACTATACTTATACAAGAAACTACGGGATCGAAGCTTTGGGTCCTGAACG GTGCTCTCGGTGCAATAGGATTCACCGCAAATATGTTAGCGTTTCTATGGGTTGCCTATCTTTATCCTAGTTGGAgacaaatgtattttattacaacGATACCTGGAATTCttggatttgtttttttata CATTGTCCCAGAGTCGCCGCGTTGGCTGTTGTCTCGCGGTAAACCAGACAGCGCAGAAGAAGTGATGCAAAAACTATCAAGGTGGAATGGATCGCCTCACAcag aATATGCTCTTCTGCCGGGGAACGCGAAAGAACGCCAAGATGAGGGACATCAAAATGAAA ATCGTCTAATGCTAcaacaaaattatgaatatgCACAACAAGAGCAAGATGCCTCAAGAGACGAGGAAGgctcaattataaatttgataAGAAAACCTGTATTGCGATACAGAGCAGCCATTTTAAGTTTACAATG GTTCACCGCAAGTTTTGTATTTTACGGCATAACACTTGGTTCTGGATCTTTtagttcaaatttttatgttgcATATTTAATATCGGGATTGAGTCAGCTTCCATCAATACCCTTTACGATTTATCTTATGGAGAGAAGATG GGCTGGTAGAAGACGAACGCTGGTCTGCTTCATGGGTTTAGATGCACTGTGTATGTTCGTCATGTACATCGTTTCCTTCGGCCAag ATCGCTCAAACTACAAATTGACACTTTTGGTTTTCGGAAAACTGGGAATTTGCGGAGCTTTTGATCTTATTTAG